One region of Sulfuriroseicoccus oceanibius genomic DNA includes:
- the rpiB gene encoding ribose 5-phosphate isomerase B yields the protein MQVSIAADHGGVDLKAAITATLTAAGIDFTDHGTNSTDSCDYSDVAPAVCQDVRLKKANLGILVCKSGVGMSLAANRIHGIRAALVTTADGARVSREHNNANVLCLASNLTTAEAAGDIVKAFLEGQFEGGRHQRRLTKADGSVLAFQDPELASIIADEELRQTENIELIASENFTSLAVREAQGSVLTNKYAEGYPGRRWYGGCENVDKIEQIAIDRAKEIYGADHANVQPHSGSQANTAVYFSVLKPGDRILTMDLAHGGHLTHGHKANFSGQLYDVTHYGVSEQDECIDYDALEELAEECQPQMITAGASAYPRVIDWERMAAIAKKVGAYLFVDMAHIAGLVAAGQHPSPVPHADFVTTTTHKSLRGPRGGLILCKEEYAKKIDGKVFPGIQGGPLMHVIAAKAVCFGEALKPEFKDYQAQIVANAKALAAALEAKGFRIVSGGTDNHLMMVDLRPKGINGSDAQILLDEAGITVNKNAIPFDTGSPMKPSGIRIGTPAVTTRGMKEAEMEQIATWIADAIEKRDDEAALKAIKAEVAAFNQRFPLP from the coding sequence ATGCAAGTATCCATCGCCGCAGACCACGGAGGCGTCGACCTCAAAGCCGCCATCACCGCCACTCTCACCGCGGCTGGCATCGACTTCACCGACCACGGAACCAACAGCACCGATTCGTGCGATTACTCGGACGTGGCCCCAGCCGTCTGCCAGGACGTGCGCCTCAAGAAGGCCAATCTGGGAATCCTCGTCTGCAAGAGCGGCGTTGGAATGAGCTTGGCAGCCAACCGAATCCACGGCATCCGCGCCGCCCTCGTTACCACCGCGGATGGAGCTCGCGTTTCGCGCGAACACAACAACGCCAACGTGCTCTGCCTGGCGTCCAACCTGACCACCGCGGAAGCCGCAGGCGACATCGTCAAAGCGTTCCTCGAGGGTCAGTTCGAAGGGGGCCGCCACCAGCGCCGCCTCACCAAAGCCGATGGCAGCGTGCTCGCATTCCAGGATCCGGAACTCGCCTCGATCATCGCCGACGAAGAACTTCGCCAGACCGAAAACATCGAACTCATCGCATCGGAAAACTTCACCTCGCTCGCAGTCCGCGAAGCGCAGGGCAGCGTCCTCACCAACAAATACGCCGAGGGCTACCCGGGCCGCCGCTGGTACGGTGGATGCGAAAACGTCGACAAGATCGAGCAGATCGCCATCGACCGCGCCAAGGAGATCTACGGTGCCGATCACGCCAACGTCCAGCCACACTCGGGCTCGCAGGCCAACACCGCAGTCTATTTCTCGGTGCTCAAGCCGGGCGACCGTATCCTCACCATGGATCTCGCCCACGGCGGACACCTCACCCACGGCCACAAAGCCAACTTCTCCGGCCAACTCTACGACGTCACCCACTACGGCGTCTCGGAGCAAGACGAGTGCATCGATTACGACGCCCTCGAAGAACTCGCCGAAGAGTGCCAGCCACAAATGATCACCGCAGGTGCCTCGGCTTACCCGCGTGTCATCGATTGGGAGCGCATGGCCGCAATCGCCAAGAAGGTCGGTGCTTACCTCTTCGTCGACATGGCCCACATCGCCGGCCTCGTTGCCGCAGGCCAGCACCCAAGCCCAGTGCCACACGCCGACTTCGTCACCACCACCACGCACAAGTCGCTGCGCGGACCACGCGGCGGTCTCATCCTTTGCAAGGAAGAGTACGCCAAGAAGATCGACGGCAAGGTATTCCCAGGCATCCAAGGCGGTCCGCTGATGCACGTCATCGCCGCAAAGGCGGTGTGCTTCGGTGAAGCGCTCAAGCCTGAGTTCAAAGACTACCAGGCTCAGATCGTGGCCAATGCCAAGGCACTCGCTGCAGCTCTCGAAGCCAAAGGCTTCCGCATCGTTTCCGGTGGAACCGACAACCACTTGATGATGGTCGACCTCCGCCCTAAAGGCATCAACGGATCTGACGCCCAGATCCTCCTCGACGAAGCCGGCATCACCGTGAACAAGAACGCGATCCCATTCGACACAGGCTCCCCAATGAAGCCAAGCGGTATCCGCATCGGCACCCCGGCGGTCACCACCCGCGGCATGAAGGAAGCCGAAATGGAGCAAATCGCCACGTGGATCGCCGACGCGATCGAGAAGCGCGACGACGAAGCAGCACTCAAGGCCATCAAGGCGGAGGTTGCTGCATTCAACCAGCGCTTCCCGCTTCCATAA
- a CDS encoding low molecular weight protein arginine phosphatase: MASPTVLFVCTGNTCRSPLAEGLLRHALGDSSDIKVASAGVAAGYGEPANPETLAVLDEVGIDLANHQSQPTDDQVIADATWIIAMTRSHRDALTAFFPAAQDRTFLLSDFIEEPASIDVPDPIGMGRAAYLQTRDVIVDAIPGILKAIAATKAG; this comes from the coding sequence ATGGCATCACCTACTGTACTCTTCGTTTGCACCGGCAACACATGCCGCAGCCCTCTGGCGGAAGGCCTTCTTCGTCACGCCCTGGGTGATTCATCCGACATCAAAGTCGCATCCGCTGGTGTAGCCGCCGGATACGGGGAACCAGCCAACCCGGAAACCCTGGCAGTTCTTGACGAGGTCGGCATCGATCTCGCAAACCACCAATCGCAACCGACAGACGATCAGGTCATCGCTGACGCAACCTGGATCATCGCCATGACGCGCAGCCATCGCGACGCCCTGACCGCATTTTTCCCAGCAGCCCAGGACCGCACATTCCTGCTCAGCGACTTCATCGAAGAGCCAGCCAGCATCGACGTGCCTGATCCAATCGGCATGGGACGAGCCGCCTATCTTCAAACCCGCGACGTCATCGTCGACGCTATTCCCGGCATCCTGAAGGCCATCGCCGCCACCAAGGCAGGCTAA
- a CDS encoding RNA polymerase sigma factor — MTPLTESEILEMRSLVESSLRDHEAALVHYTAGLLAGDYERARDVVQDAFLKLCRQQPSKVRENTKAWLYTVARNRAFDVIRKESRMVPSEGVPDSCDDKVVDPASFSERCDQSSELLTMVRELPHNQREVILLRFQQGMSYQEISEVTGLKTGNVGFLLHTGLKVLREKVARRGQTSGSELSVFSGGM, encoded by the coding sequence ATGACCCCATTGACTGAATCTGAGATCCTTGAGATGCGCTCTCTGGTGGAGTCGTCTTTACGCGACCACGAAGCGGCGTTGGTTCATTATACGGCGGGGTTGTTGGCCGGGGATTACGAGCGGGCACGTGATGTCGTGCAAGATGCCTTTCTCAAGCTGTGCCGTCAGCAGCCGAGCAAAGTACGCGAGAACACAAAAGCGTGGCTTTACACCGTGGCCCGCAACCGAGCGTTCGATGTGATCCGCAAGGAGAGCCGGATGGTTCCATCCGAGGGTGTGCCGGACAGTTGTGATGACAAGGTGGTGGATCCCGCTTCGTTTTCCGAGCGGTGTGATCAAAGTTCCGAGTTGCTGACGATGGTGCGCGAGTTGCCGCACAACCAGCGCGAGGTGATTCTTTTGCGTTTCCAGCAGGGAATGAGTTACCAGGAGATTTCGGAAGTGACGGGGTTGAAGACAGGGAATGTGGGGTTTCTTCTGCACACCGGGCTGAAGGTGCTGCGGGAGAAAGTGGCGCGACGAGGGCAGACGAGTGGTTCTGAGTTGAGTGTGTTTTCCGGCGGGATGTAG
- a CDS encoding YfbK domain-containing protein yields MSTPDPDHQITDYLMGELAALDELDVQAEMRGNADLRREAQAQSDMARALEKELRMGPGGLSDGQRDQVLDELDAVLAARTEKRPRGERFRKMVFGERSGRRPKVRQAFFSPTARALNAISVAAAVVAVVVTGYQIKVVKGFGGVASDDPVHEEAADMRDFKTTPREQVKRPKVVAFANQMAEWEGPGFLVDDEALYEEVLEELAGDSLLSEEEQEDGFRLVRDQSRSAVPVVANSDFYETLWTKVRRESALPSSENVAVEELVNYFPYSYPKPDFGEKVRLNVETGVCPWNPQNALVCIGIRAKDSMDGRGDVIVKDLGVIADFNPAMVKGYRLLGYAQCSQDAGVGVDREADLVGGELLSGQTVTAIYEVIPMAAGDLATTDVLKGERGLRQAGKPHPVGLHAGMFARDADGMSDDLLNVRVVFREPGSLRYERHAVSVSSEPSDWNSMDDDFRFAVAVSAFGLRLKGDLDENEMNFDTIGKLAASAVGEDLDGRRAEFLALVKQVRVLDPAKRTAGEDEHVYASEPYGESGGMGELRWSDDESQPRR; encoded by the coding sequence ATGAGTACTCCTGATCCAGATCATCAAATCACCGACTACCTGATGGGTGAGTTGGCTGCATTGGATGAACTCGATGTGCAGGCGGAGATGAGGGGGAATGCGGATTTGCGTCGAGAAGCGCAGGCGCAGTCGGATATGGCGCGTGCCTTGGAGAAGGAGTTGCGCATGGGGCCGGGAGGTTTGAGCGACGGGCAGCGGGATCAGGTGCTTGATGAATTGGATGCCGTGCTGGCAGCGAGAACCGAGAAGCGCCCGCGGGGTGAGCGGTTCCGTAAGATGGTTTTTGGCGAACGTTCAGGCAGGCGCCCGAAGGTGCGTCAGGCATTCTTCTCGCCGACGGCGCGTGCGTTGAACGCGATCTCGGTGGCGGCGGCGGTGGTCGCCGTGGTGGTGACCGGCTATCAAATCAAAGTGGTGAAAGGGTTCGGAGGGGTGGCTTCCGACGATCCTGTTCATGAGGAAGCCGCCGATATGCGGGATTTCAAGACTACCCCACGCGAGCAGGTGAAGCGCCCCAAGGTGGTGGCTTTTGCCAATCAGATGGCTGAGTGGGAAGGGCCGGGGTTTCTGGTGGATGATGAGGCGTTGTACGAAGAGGTGCTGGAGGAGTTGGCCGGTGATTCGCTTTTGAGCGAGGAAGAGCAGGAAGATGGTTTCCGACTGGTGCGTGACCAGAGTCGATCGGCGGTGCCGGTAGTAGCGAATTCGGACTTCTACGAGACTTTGTGGACGAAGGTGCGCCGTGAGTCCGCGTTGCCGTCCAGCGAGAATGTAGCGGTGGAGGAGTTGGTGAACTATTTCCCATACAGCTATCCGAAACCGGATTTCGGCGAGAAGGTGCGCTTGAATGTGGAGACCGGTGTTTGCCCTTGGAACCCGCAAAATGCGTTGGTTTGTATTGGCATCCGCGCCAAGGACAGCATGGATGGGCGCGGCGATGTGATCGTGAAGGATCTGGGGGTGATTGCTGACTTCAACCCGGCAATGGTGAAGGGGTACCGCCTTTTGGGCTATGCGCAGTGCTCGCAGGATGCGGGGGTGGGCGTGGATCGTGAAGCCGATTTGGTTGGTGGTGAGTTGCTCAGTGGCCAGACGGTCACGGCGATTTATGAAGTGATTCCGATGGCTGCTGGTGATCTTGCAACCACCGATGTGCTCAAGGGCGAACGGGGCTTGCGTCAGGCAGGGAAGCCCCACCCGGTAGGATTGCACGCTGGAATGTTTGCTCGTGATGCGGATGGAATGTCTGACGACTTGCTCAATGTGCGGGTGGTTTTCCGCGAGCCGGGGTCATTGCGTTACGAGCGGCATGCGGTGAGCGTGAGCTCCGAGCCGTCGGACTGGAACTCAATGGACGACGACTTCCGCTTCGCGGTGGCTGTGTCTGCATTCGGGCTGCGTCTGAAGGGCGACCTCGATGAGAATGAGATGAACTTTGATACCATCGGCAAGCTGGCTGCGTCTGCTGTTGGTGAGGATTTGGACGGCCGCCGGGCGGAGTTTCTGGCGCTTGTCAAACAAGTGCGCGTGCTGGATCCGGCGAAACGTACGGCAGGTGAGGATGAGCACGTCTACGCCAGCGAGCCCTATGGCGAGTCTGGTGGCATGGGGGAGTTGCGGTGGAGTGATGACGAGAGTCAGCCGAGACGTTAG
- a CDS encoding L,D-transpeptidase, with the protein MEPLSGPELWSNQHQAFRQTEGWKRQVYVNSPLLEQVNSSNSSVKISLADQRGYLLKDGGYVVMDFPVATGKYGYATPAGSYSVLSKKANHASNLYGRFVDIDTGRVVRYDAAVREDPLPAGAKFVGASMPMWMRLTHTGIGMHIGNVPGYPASHGCIRVVRPAMERLYPLCRPGTRVRVHSAWSPPMAMD; encoded by the coding sequence GTGGAGCCTTTGAGTGGGCCGGAGTTGTGGTCGAACCAACATCAGGCATTCCGCCAGACGGAAGGCTGGAAGCGGCAGGTGTACGTGAATTCGCCGTTGTTGGAGCAGGTCAATTCCTCGAATAGCAGCGTGAAGATCTCGTTGGCTGATCAGCGAGGGTATCTGCTCAAAGACGGCGGGTACGTGGTGATGGATTTTCCGGTGGCAACCGGCAAGTACGGCTACGCGACGCCTGCTGGTTCGTATTCCGTGTTGTCCAAGAAGGCGAACCACGCATCCAATCTGTACGGGCGCTTTGTGGATATCGACACCGGGCGGGTGGTTCGCTACGACGCGGCGGTGCGTGAGGATCCGCTACCCGCGGGAGCGAAATTCGTCGGTGCATCGATGCCGATGTGGATGCGTCTCACGCACACCGGGATTGGGATGCACATTGGCAACGTGCCGGGCTATCCGGCGTCGCACGGGTGCATCCGGGTGGTGCGTCCAGCGATGGAGCGGTTGTATCCGCTGTGTCGTCCGGGGACCCGGGTGAGGGTGCACAGCGCCTGGTCGCCGCCTATGGCTATGGATTAG
- a CDS encoding MarC family protein, translating to MPEMLSLALLLFLVMDPFGNLVVVNSLLGKHTTPKRRQILLRESAIATVILLTTAWGGKWLLSALGLGQASLSISGGIVLFMIAIGMLFPSRRMIDDEIDDNPLIVPLAMPLIAGPSALSMVILFGEKHTGIDVYGAILLASAASAFILWASPWVFAFLGRRGANALERLIGMLLIMISVQMVIDGVSSYLNLPNP from the coding sequence ATGCCGGAAATGCTCTCACTCGCGCTGTTACTCTTCTTGGTGATGGACCCATTCGGCAACCTGGTGGTGGTTAACTCACTGTTAGGAAAGCACACCACTCCAAAGAGGCGGCAGATCCTTCTGCGCGAGAGCGCGATCGCGACGGTCATCTTACTCACCACGGCCTGGGGCGGAAAGTGGCTCCTGAGCGCTCTGGGCCTCGGCCAGGCATCCTTGAGCATTTCTGGCGGCATCGTATTGTTCATGATCGCGATTGGGATGCTCTTCCCGTCCCGCCGGATGATCGACGATGAAATCGACGACAACCCATTGATCGTCCCACTGGCGATGCCCTTGATCGCCGGCCCGAGCGCCCTCTCGATGGTCATTCTTTTCGGCGAAAAGCACACTGGAATCGACGTCTATGGCGCGATCCTGCTCGCCTCCGCCGCTTCCGCCTTCATCCTCTGGGCCTCACCTTGGGTCTTCGCGTTCCTCGGTCGCCGCGGAGCCAACGCACTTGAGCGCCTCATCGGCATGCTCTTGATCATGATCTCGGTGCAAATGGTAATCGACGGCGTCAGTTCGTATCTCAACCTACCTAATCCATAG
- a CDS encoding aminopeptidase, translated as MDPRIPELARQLIRYSVELKRGESVLLDLHDCPDELAIALIREAKAVKAAAFVNLHHSRVSRELAISSGDDYLDIQAGLLQAQMEKMDAYIAVRGAFNISEMNDVPAKTQQKIMEKMRPIQNYRVNNTRWCVLRWPTPSMAQQASMSTEAFEDFYYRVCLLDYKAMKPAMNALKRVMDQAEDVRITGPGTDLTFSIKGLGSQVCGGHRNIPDGEVFTAPVKNSVNGTLTYNTPTVYRGTSFDNVVLEFEHGKIVKATSNNTKELNKILNSDPGARYIGEFALGFNREILYPMRDILFDEKIAGSFHFTPGQAYEGDADNGNRSQVHWDMVCIQRPDYGGGEIYFDGKLIRKDGQFVPKSLQKLNY; from the coding sequence ATGGATCCTAGAATTCCCGAACTCGCACGCCAACTCATCCGTTACTCGGTGGAACTCAAACGCGGCGAATCCGTGCTGCTCGACTTGCACGACTGCCCGGATGAGCTCGCCATCGCTCTGATCCGCGAAGCCAAGGCCGTCAAAGCTGCGGCCTTCGTCAACCTCCACCACTCCAGGGTTTCGCGCGAACTCGCCATCTCGTCCGGAGATGACTATCTCGACATCCAAGCCGGCCTGCTGCAGGCGCAGATGGAGAAAATGGATGCCTACATCGCGGTGCGCGGCGCATTCAACATCTCGGAAATGAACGACGTGCCGGCCAAGACCCAGCAGAAGATCATGGAGAAGATGCGCCCGATCCAAAACTACCGGGTGAACAACACCCGCTGGTGCGTGCTGCGCTGGCCAACCCCATCGATGGCGCAGCAGGCATCGATGTCGACCGAAGCTTTTGAGGACTTCTACTACCGCGTTTGCCTGCTCGACTACAAAGCGATGAAGCCCGCCATGAATGCCCTCAAGCGCGTCATGGACCAGGCGGAGGACGTCCGCATCACCGGCCCCGGCACCGACCTCACCTTCTCGATCAAAGGACTCGGCTCCCAGGTCTGCGGAGGCCACCGCAATATCCCCGACGGCGAAGTCTTCACCGCTCCTGTTAAAAATTCCGTCAACGGCACGCTCACCTACAACACTCCAACCGTCTACCGCGGCACGTCATTCGACAACGTCGTGCTTGAGTTCGAACACGGCAAGATCGTCAAGGCAACTTCCAACAACACCAAGGAGCTCAACAAAATCCTCAACTCGGACCCAGGTGCCCGCTACATCGGAGAGTTCGCTCTCGGCTTCAACCGCGAAATCCTCTACCCAATGCGCGATATTCTCTTCGACGAGAAGATCGCCGGATCGTTCCACTTCACCCCAGGACAGGCCTACGAGGGCGACGCCGACAACGGCAACCGCTCACAAGTCCACTGGGACATGGTCTGCATCCAACGCCCGGACTACGGCGGCGGCGAAATCTACTTCGATGGGAAGTTGATCCGCAAAGACGGCCAATTCGTGCCCAAGTCCCTCCAAAAACTTAACTACTAG